CACTTTGAAAATTAAATTTCAGTCATCTGGAATACAAGTGCATGCAGAGTCaggagaaaaggaagaaaacaaacagcgaGAAAGTAAAACAAAGATAATCCGAGGATATAGAAGCAGAATGAGAAGGCACATTCACAGACTAGAATCAGTAATTCTGGGAAGATGACAAACTTTCTTTTACTATAAGGATGTAAATCAAcaggtgtattttttttgttgagtttttttgaaaaaaaaaaaaaaagatttgaataCAGAACACTTGAAAAGGCCAGGTTGAAAGATTATTCAAAGAACAAGGCAGGAAGCATTAACCCTTTGAGGACCTGAGGGGACAAACTGACAGGGAGGAAGCTAAACTTTAGGAGCAACAAGGAGGCTGCCATCTGTACATATTTAGTCTTTAATAAATAAGGGTAAGAAATCAGGATATCTGCATTAATCTGCATGTAAACATGTGAAGCAATATCGTTCAAGCCCTCAAAGGgttacagaaaacaaagagggCCATCCTTACACCTGGCATCCCAGTAAGGGCTTCCATTACATCCAATCACAGATGCAGGAACAGATTTAAAGAGACAGtatcctttttttctcctcttgctACAGTGATTGTTTGTCAAAGCAGGATGATGAGCACTAATTCCCCTTGATTAATAACACATCATTATTTACTAAAAACTTTGATGTTTGAATCCACGTTGAACTAAAAATACTCTGATTCTACTAAATACTGTCGGCTACATTTAATTTACATAGTtggcaaatcacaacaagatcgAGAAGTCTTCCTATAGTCTCAAAATAAGAGGTCATATTCCTGTAATAAAAATACTATTAAATCTGCATGTACACATTTCTCCCTTGATAAAAACAACTTGCAATACTGTTATGCATAAAATGGTTATTTTGTATTACGTTCTTGTCAATTTCACAAATTGAAAAGGCAGGCACACTGCAGCAAAAAGCAAGGCAGGAAGGGTAATACTAACTTCATTATGCTCTCAAAGAGCCAGACCGTAGAGCCACACGTGATAAAAATTCATGCTGCGATATCACAGATAACggattttttgaaaaaaaaaaaattacgagAAAGAAAATTTGATTCCTCTTGCGACTCAAAAGGAACCTCAGAAAAGAAATACTGTCTCTTTAAGCTTACATACATTTCCAAAAACACAGTGCAAAGCGTGGTGAGGTGCTCAAACTGCTCGGACTGCTACACGTTAACGACAGGTTAGTCCCAGAGCTCTCCGAGAACAGCTGATAAATAAGGGTGAAATGAAACCGCCGTCACGGTAGCGTAAAAGCTTCTTAGGAATGTATCGATGTTAAAGCGGGCAGGTCTTTACCCGATCAGCGGTTTCGCTGCAGCTCCATGGACTGGATTGTTTGCTCTCAGTGCGGAGGGGCCTGTTTGGGTTTAACCAAAATCTGACCACTGCACAGAAACTGAAATAAGGCAATGGGGATGTTTACATCTTTTTCTAGTCAAGGATAAAGTATCAGTTTCTTGGATGAAATAAGTTGATACGTGTGATGATGATTAACTGATAAGTGACGAAATATTGGAAGCTGATTGCACGACTGTTGTCAGGTGGAGATTTGGTCAATTGTACAACTTCTCAAGCTTTGTCTGagctttcaaataaaaatgaaagctcCCTTAAAGCTGGCAAATGTTTGAATTACAGAGCCTTCACCTGAGAACAcatgcaattcatctcatgttaCACCGAGAGAATGGTTTGAAATGTTTTCCATGAAACACGATGCATGATGTGGAAGGCGAGATGCCTGATGAATAAATGATGAGCAGtgaagagggaggaaaaaaaggacaTGGACACTACCTGATTATTAACAGACACTAGATTGATTTCCCTTTTTATAAAAGGACCCAACAACGAGCTTTAGGTAAACTTTAACTCCACTTTCATGGATGTGAGGTAGGGGAGGAAAAAGCAGACACGCTATTATGTAGACATCTTACAATTAGACGTCTATTTGATCCAAAACATACTGCATGGCTAATGTGAAAATACTGCAGGGTAATACAATAACTGACAGGCATAAAGAGACAAATGCATGCACTCACATTCAAGCCCTCACATCAAcctataatatttttaatagtGACAAATCACTGTTGCTCTATATGAAAATAGTCTCCAGTTTTTGCATGCAAAACGTCGTATTAATGgtaacattttatttcaagcGAATCAAAATTAAGTCATCTGCTGTGCTTTTTGCACACATCAGTTAAAAAGGTAAATGATGGCTTACGGATAACGCCTTTGGTAAGCTGCAGCCTATTGTTCGAAAACCTGTGATTTGAATAAACAAGAGGATAAACGCCCTCCTGTACTCATCTGTATTCAACTGCTCCGTCTCTTAGCATTGCCCAAAAcaacacgcgcacacacacacacacacacacacacacacacacacacacactaggtACACTGAAAGGAAGTGCGACATCCGCCTGCCGCGGTGTGGACACATCAAACAGGAGGCTTATCCGAGTCGTGCAGGCAGCAGCTGGGGGACCTCGTCTGTGAACTATGACTGCCAGCACATCAAAACCAGGCACTCATCATTTGTAAATAAATAGAGACCTTCCTGTCATTACAATAACAATATACGGGAAGAGGAATGTGGAgataaaaaaaactaatgagGAAGAAACTaaagatttaaataaataaatacttaaataaataagtcaTAAATAAAGAGTATGATGAGATGTACGATGAAATGTAGAATGAAAGCTGTGATGCATCTAATTTGATATGTTACTCATGTCAGCAATTGAGCATGGTCAATTCAACAAGGACCTCATTATTTGCCCTTTGACCCCTTGTCTGGGGGAGGGGTCACTGAGAAGGAGAGGCTGGCTGGCCTTGAAAGCGAGATTGTGTGTCACTGCACGGAGCCTCACCAGAGCAAACGCACAAGTTCCTCACCTGTAGCAGGGGGCTGGTGGGAAGAGAGACCCGGCAAATCCAGAGAGCTGTCTGACATCACGTGCTTCAGGTCTCCGCCCATGTCCGACAGCTTCATGTCCAGCTGCACTGACAGCGCGTCCTCAGAGTCGTCCTTTCCCACGCTGCTCCCGCCGATGGACGGGAGGTCGAGGGACTTTACAGATGCAGAGTCTTCCTTGGCCTGTTTGAACGCGGCCACCTTGTCCACCAGAGTCTTTTCAGAAGCTCCGAGTGCTGTGCAGAACTTCGAGGACTGAAAGTCGGCAAAGTCGTCGTTGTCGCTCTTGAGTGACGAGAAGGATCCGGCGCCGCTCTCCTTGGTGTCATCGTAGGCGAGGCCTCCTTCCAGAGAAAGTTGTTTGAATACGTCGTATTTGTCAGAGCTCTGCTGAGACCGCTGCTGTGTGGAGGTTTCCCCTTGAACACCCACGCTGCTCTCGCCTTTAGGCTCTCCACCAGAGCTGCCAAATGCCATGAAGTCTGCAAAGTCATCCTGAGGTGCTGAGGGAGCTCCTCCTGCGGCTGAAGCTCGAGTGGAGTCAGAAGAGGAGCCAAAGAGGGCAAAATCACCAAACTCATCTGCCCCTCCTCCTGGAGGTTTTGCTCCACCTGGCAGGAGCACGAGAGAGGGGGGCACAGACACAGAGGGGAATGTGCTGGGTTTTGTCTCAGTGGGGGCAGGAACAGAGGGCGCTATAGAAGAGAAAAGGTCCAGGTCAGCCATGTTGAGAGGATTTTTGGGCTGAGAAAGAGACACTGCTGGCTGTTGCTGGGGAAGCTGCTGTAGTGACTGAGAGTTTGGAAAAGCAGAGGGGAAGGAAGGCTGAAAGAGCTTGGCTTGATCTGGAGGGTCTAGTGGAGAGACGCTGTCGGCTGTTTTAAAGTCTGTGAAGCCATCATCGACTGTGCCGACAGACTTGAAATCTGCAAATCCTTCTCCTGTAAACCAAAGAGAAGAATTTAAGATCAGTAAAAAACAACAGAGAGATATAATGGGGCCAAAAGTTCTCAGCTGCAACAGCTACCATTCAGTTATTTTACAATCCTAAAAGAGAGAGGAATGGTGCATTAGTTATTCCTTTGCTCCACTGGTGAACTTTGGGCTGCAATGTGCAAAGAAGATCATACGTCACTGCACAAAAAGCTCTCCATACACTATCACTCAAAAGTTTaggattgtttttttaaagaaatgcacacttcttttcattaaatatataattaaactGTTGTGTGTTAATGGCGAAAAAAGTAATACTTCCTACATCATGTAACTTTCTATAATTTCTATAAAGGCACACAGGTAAATTTTAAGCAATAATCAGTCCTAATGCAAGTTTATTGTGTCAACTAATTGTGAGGGGAAAAAGCCTTTGGTTGTCTAAAGAAACTTTTGCGGTGCTGTTTTATTAAGTGCTTGATTTGCACATTCCCAGTCTTTGTTGAACATGTTCATTTAAATCACAGAAAGCCATGATcaagattaaaattcgattaattgtgcagccatgctaaacacagactgaaaatACGCCTCCATACAACTGCACAGATACTCTATTAAAGTCATAATTTAATGAATCCTCAATCAACTTTacttacattaaaaacaaatgtgcttttctttcaaatGACCCCAAACTAATGAGAAACAGTGCATGTATATCGACACTACAACACAAGGAACTGTTGATTATAGTCATTCAGCAAAAATTACCATCCAACAAGTCATTTTTGTCTACAATATCTCCCAGTGAAGTAGACGAGGACAAATGGTTCCCAGTGCCATTTCTGTATTTTAGGTTTATATTTTATAGCATCAAGTATCCTTTAAGCAATGATAGTTTACACCTGAGTTTAGTGGCTGTGTTTATCACAGACTTTTATGCAAATGTCTAAAGTTTTCTGATGAGAGAGTCTGAACCTGACAGAAAATGCTATTTATGACAAAACAGCTTGGAAAAAGACAGATATGACTTGTTATCAGCAAACAATATTACTTCTACAGAATCCTGATTAAGTTGTTAGCTAAAAGTAAAAAAGCTAGAACAAACTATTACCATTTTCTGCAGATAACTGTGATGGGTATTTATAGCAGTGGGAAAACTTTTGCATCCTTTTTAGAAAAACCAcacagaaaaaagtcagaatgaaTTCTCAAGTTTTCAGCAGTTGTTAATCCACTGTGGTGTAATGTATGCATGCTGAAATAGAGAATCTGTTCACACCGCTGGTGTACGATGGAAGAGCGATAACTAATGGGCTCATTAAGGAGACGGAGCCTGACAATGCCAAAGAAAGGTCACTGCAAAGCATGACTTACTGGAGTTGTAAGAGGTGTCCCCATCGGAAACTGTTCTAATGAAACAGGGATGGGAAACACACTGGGTATCAACGCTGCAGGCTTGCAATACAAGACACAGTGTAAACATGGCTCTGTGGTAGTATGGTGACCTGACAGCTTTGTCTGAGTTATAATACACAGTTTAATTAGAGAACATCAAAAGAAACTATTTGTTTCCTGGGGATGATGTGATGTTCATAAAGGTCATCTCTGAGTTCTCTACGTCACTGCCCAAAGAGGTCAAAAAGCAAGGATGTGCTAATATGTACATCAGGTGAacgtgtgttgttgttttttgtcacaGAGAGAGATCGAGGTGTGTAACAAAGCATAACTGGCTCTCTTACCGACTGATTTCTTCTCCGCAGGTTGTTCGAGTTGTCTGAATACACTGTATTTGTCTCCAATATCTGGatcagagcaaataaagaagAATTGGTAACTATAAAGAGCAATATGAAAGAAATTTACTCTCCCTGTATCGTTCAAGGGCCAAAACACTGAGTTTGTGAACTGAACGTGTCCTTATGTAAGCTGCTTTAACCTTCAGGGATCGATTTCGTATTTTAGATGTAATAAAAGGGCTCGACATGATGAAATACCTGGAAATGTGATGTTATCACTTTCTGCTTTTAATGAATCCTTGCTAGTTATCTACACAGGAAGGAACGGAACGTGTCGTTCCCCATGCTGCTGTGAACGCCTGATGATAATATTCTTTCCTTCTCTGACTGACTTTATGTTTTGGTCCCAGTATGTACCCCCAAGAGGACTAACACTATTACATGAGGTATCCAACGTACCTGAGGCAGGGGGTGTAGGCTCTGCAGGCTGATCCACAGACAGCTGCTTGAACACGGCGTACTTATCAGAAGATGTGACGGAGGCGGAGGAGGAACCAGACACTGGAGTCAGCAAGGCAGGCGTGCTGCAGGGACACAAAAGCGAATCGTCAGACATCACGATGGGCGAAGTTCAAAGGTAAAGTTTAATCCCTATAAGCTGCCTGAGCTGACTGAACGTTTGCACTGGGTTCACAAAGTTTGGAGAGaaacagcttctttttttttcttttgttaaaagcTTTTGGTGTCTTTTCATCCATTAAGGCCACTGAACAGGCAAAAGGTAGCTCTGCTTAGGAATAAAAATATACGCCCACTGTCTCACATCCAGCTCACCAACAAAAGTATTTATATCTTGTTTTACTAATTCAGACAAAATGTACTGGACTGCGTGTTAGCAGCACGTTTGGAATGCCATAAAGAACAAGCAGCTGATCCAAGCAGAGACGGGCAGAGTGACTTTTAAATAGCTCTgccatattaaaaaatatagagCGATATACCAGTTTGTAAAAATTGCCAAATATCGGTATTGGTCTTAAAAATCCTATATTGATTTAGGTCTCTTAATATTCAAGCCATTCAGTAGCGAGCTAGTTTTGTTTAGCATGAAAAGTGAACACCTTCCAGCCCCTTTGATACTTGTTAATTACCACATTATATTTAATTCCATTTAGAGGGTTTGTGCTGTCTTGCACCCACTGAAGACTCCAGGAAGTTAACAGTCCAACCTGAGATGCATGATCAACCACTGAAacccaaaacatatttttacacCTCAGTTTTTACACCTCAGTTTTTTGCACAGACTGGTTTATTTGTGAGCTTAAGAGCTGCTGCTGACAGACTTCGGTCAAGTGATAAAAGAGCCAGTCCAAGAGAGTGGCTTCAGTCTTCTCaacacaacagaaaacaaaccagCATAATCCCAAAATGCCAAACTATTCCTGAAAGTGAAGGATGCTTTAATACAGGCCAAAAGCAAGAAATATGATGACCATTATGCCTGATCATCTGCTAAAACAGACAAATCAGGGGCTTAGGGAAATTGTTAAACTCAGTGAATATTAGTTTCCTCAAAGCGCTTTTTCTGTGAGACATCCGACAGTAAGTTATGGCTGCCAGTTCAGGCTGGCAGCCCAATATGAGCTGTTCAGCCTCTCATTTAATTAGAAAGCAATCTCAGTCTGCGGGGAATTCTTGTTACATTGATGAAACAGTCAGGactgcattttttcagctgCGAAATAGGAGAGAATCATAAAACGCCTATGCCACTTAGATTTCAGATACTTTAATTctgctttctctttgtcttttagTGGATAATTGCCTTTCAGCTTCCTCTCACTGAATGCACGGTTGCTCCAGAAGGGCTCAGAAAGTAATATAAAGAAACGAGCTTATCTTCTGTCCACTGAAATGAATTCATTAGTAGATGACCCAAACTCATTCCTATTCTGAGGAGGTTATTACAAGATATTGAGACAGTGCGTCTGACTGTAAGACAGACAATGAGAAGTACAAATATTATGCAGGATGAGTCAGCTATAAATAATCATCTAGGGCTGAATATTTGATGCTCATCTCTGCAAATATTTACAGCAAAGAgagcaaaaagagagagagctagAATAAGAAATACCCAATCTTATTTATTGTAGCTTAGAATTAGGGTCATATAAGCTCTTAAAATGCTCCTAATTATACAAGCCTGGAAAAAAAGACAGACTCACTGTCTTCATCAACAAGCCTGTACCTGTTTTGGTGCTGTGGTACAATGGTAGTAGGGAAGCTTCCTCCCGATTCCCCCTGAAAGTCAGAGAAAGCTTGGTCTCCTCCTGCCTTTGGAGCCTCCTGGAAGTCCTGGAAGTCATCGTCATCGGCTTTGGTTCCCTACGCAAACATCATGTTGGTCAGTGAAGTGAATGAGGTGATCGACAGCAGGAAAATAAGAAACTGAGCATACCTGTGATACCTGTGCTGGAGGGAAACTGGCAATGAAATTTGTGTTTGTGGGTGGCTGAGCCAGTGCTGCCGGTGTCATAGGCATGACTGGTGGCGGGGCTGCTGTGGGCATGGCCATGGAGACCGGGGGCTGGGTCATCATGGGCTGCTGGTGCTGAGGCATGACAGGGGCCATGGCCATAGCCAGGGCCGGCAGGTTCGGCACGGGAGGAGAAGGAAATTGGCCGAGGATTTCCACGTTCATTGCCGGGAGGCCACTCTGAAAGTAAGGACACAACAAACGATATTCAAGCGAAGCTGGTCCCCCTGAGCTCAGCTGTTGTGCAAAAGCATATTAAAACATGATGAAATCTTTGTCCTGCGGCCGCAAAAATAATCAAAGCAGTCTTCAACAAACGCTTTGTGTGCAATGTTTGTCAAAGCTGTGATGCCCAGCTTTTTTGGAATCTACCTTAGCTTTCTAAAAAATGGAGTTATGTATCTGTGACTGCAAAAAAGCCTTGTGTCGAAAGCCACAGATAAGGTGAAGAAGTGAGTGAGAGTAACAGAGTCAGTTTGAGTCTTTTCATGAGGACTGTTGACAAtgacaaatacaaaacaaagcCTCTCCTGTAAGATGTTTCAAAATTATATTTGGTTgcatttttgggggggttaatGCGTTAAATCATGAAAGGTATCAGGGCACACGGATCATTGTAAACCTATATAATTTAAAGCCCTTCTGTATTCACTGAACTCGGCCAAGGACTAAcgtttatatataaattattCAACACAATCCTTTTGAACAGATGTCACCAGCAGACTCAAACTTTCTTCCACCTCACAAGAGAATGCATGTTGTTTTGCTTGTGTTTTAAGCTTCTTGAAGATTTACATCACCAAAGGTGTCTTATTATTCCTCGCATGGAAGCGGAGGCATGCAGTGTTTCGTGAGCTGCCTGAAGATTTGCATCCTCCCAGGGGTGGTGGTGACAGGCCCGGGCTGAGCGTGATAAGAAGCCTCCTGCCAAACTCGGTTGATGGGGACTCAGCCATATATTGGACTTATAACGCTTCACAGGCCGCGGGCTGAGTCACAGAGCCGCTTCTTTCTCTCCGTTTTGAACTAAGCCCAGCTAATTTCAGTGAGGAGTTTATGGCGAGGCTCTGCAGAAGCCGTGGGAGATGATTAGTGAAGTTGTTCTAAGTGGATAATTTGTTTTGACTTCAGTGATTACCTGCGCCACCCCAATTAGTGCAAGTACAGTGTAAAGCTCCTCCTTGGTCAGCATGCCAGGTGTTGTGCGGTTGGCTGAAGCCCAGATTTGCCCGAGTGCTTCCCTTGGAAGACCTGATGACATTAATATCGGGTAGAGTTTGGCTGTGTCTATCCCTGCTGGAGTCATGGTGATTTCAAGAACCTTCTTGAACATTtctgggaaaagaaaaacaaaacgttTTTGCAGTTTGAAAACGTGTCATTTCTTTCCGCAAAACACACAGCGATGTTGAATATCGTCGTCTGAACATTAAACTGGATCTTTTCGAGAGTAAACGTTTACCTGGGACGAGGCTGTCGTTGTAAACCCAGGCGGGCAGCATGGTCTGAATGTGCTCTTGTTGTGGGTACACACCAACACCTGCTGTCGGAAGCACaagcacacatatacacacacacagacacacaattaGCTGTTGAAGCAAAAGTCTTGTCCAGGCTTACGATCTGCCAAGTCTCTTGGCAGCTGAGCCCTGCTCATATCGAACTCGACAAAATCATACACCTGATGTCTGGAAGGCTCGGTGCAGATGTAACGCTCCCCTGCACTGAATCACAAACGCCCTGCCACATCAGACATCTATAAATCAGTCTGTGAGTCATTTCCAGCTTcaaggagagaggagagaggcaaTTGCCTTGTAAgaaaaactaactaaaaatataatttaactgCTGACATTGACCTAAATTATTCTTTTCTAGAAAACAGACAACCAGACATTTCAGTAAACTGCTATGGCTCATTTCGAGTCCCTGACACTCTGTCTGCAAGGCAGGTGTTTACCCAGACACCCACTTTGCACATAATACTTCCATCAGTCTTGAGCAGTTAAATGAATCTTATTACAAATCTCCCCTGGTCCCCGTGATGAGCCGCAATATTTCCCCTGATGACGCGGAGGACAcggacacagacaaacaaataaCAGCACAAAGGAGTAGCAGAGTAGCATGCACAATCAGCCTTGGATTATGTTGGGCCCCAGTGGCACCTGCCAATCCATGCGCATCCCTGTTAAACCAAAGCAGTCAGCATGCGCCAGAGGTCGTTCTCTGAGAGGGTGTTACACAGTGAGTGAACAGACGGCAGCTTATTTAGTCAGCAGGTATCACCCAAGGACCTTGACAGACACAGTCCATTTCCACATTGTGTGCAGGGAGCAGTGACATAAGAGAGCCCCGCTAACAAGGCAGAGGTATAAAGCAGGCAGAAATAGGAGCAGAGATTTAGGAGACGATGGAAAGACACGAGGAAGGGCACCTCAAAGGCATCGTCACCTCAACAGCGAAGAAAACATCAACTTGATTTCATTTAACAGCACGCAGGCTACAACAGTAGGATGCCCAGTCCAGGATCTAGCATAAATCAATTATGACCCAAAGAGATAGAGGAGATTAAACTGCCAGAAGAGGCATACAATTATTTTGTCAGGGTtagaaagaatgaaaatattTCTCAAGGACAGAAAGAGAACTACCACCCTGATTGTTTGTTAATGCTGCAAAGCAAGAGAGAAGCAGCAGCTATGAAGTCCAGTGAACGGGTACTTCTCTCACCACTGTCACTACTGGTTTGAGGAGATGAGCCAGCAGCTGATGGGGGGAGTTTGGGCGCTGGTACCGGGGCCTCTGGTGGCTTTTCTGCGACGAAGACAGAGCTCAAGTCCTCGGTGGCCGCGGCCCAATTCCTCGCTTTAGTACTGGGCTGAAACTGGGTTGAAACTTTAGCTCTAGGAGTCATTTCAGCCAAACTCTGCTTGGACTTAAAGCTAACCTGCGCAGTCTTATCAGCTGTGAGATCACAGGAGGAGAACAGCTTCTCTTCCAGGGATGGGCCTAGAGGGGTGGATGAGGAACAAGCTTCTTTAACACACACTAGCAACAATGCACACTTCACGTATCTATTTATAGTCTCAATTTGCAAATATAATTAAGGATGCTTTAGTAGATTTATGTTATAACTTAAAGATTTATGTTTGAGATCTGATATGCAAGATAAGACTGAAGCAATCAGTAGCAGTTATAAAAGGTTGCCAATCATGGTTCAGACATCTAGTAGTATTATTGTGCTTCTTTCCTGTAGCTGTTTCGAACATAAACAGCTGACAATTTTGGAATACTTTCCACAGTTTTCCTTTTCCGCATGTAGCATACAGCAGGAAATAGTCCACCTCAAAAGCATTGGCACTACTGAACCACTACTGTTCTTTAGGTATGGGAGCCATTGGGTAGATCATGCAGGTGGTAGGACACATAACTACTTAACGGGCATTAACTGAACTGAACAATTTGCAATCCAGTGCAATCCAACATCAACTAACTAATATCTGGTCCAACTTTGTTGGAATGTGTTCTCACATGCACACTCAGAATGGGCATGAtgaatgcatgcatgcacacatgaTTCCCTCCTGTACTTATAACGAGCTGCAGGAACATGCCAAAATGTGCAGCAATACATCAACAAAGACAGGGGAAAACATGCCTGCACAATTTTGAATACTGAATTTAACATTTGAATTCAATTAGTCTTTGCAAATGTTTTAGAAAGTAGGAATTCAATCATCATTTCTTCGAAGAATAAAGGACAGTTTCTGGTGACTAAGACTgaacagaaatgtaatttttgttCCTCTAGAGAACTCCACGGGGCTTCTTTAAGAAGCTTTAAGGAGATTTAcccaaaaaccacacaaaatcccacatacaaaaacacaaattcagTGACAAATCtttttgttgagctgataaCAGCAGGCACTTTAACCATTATTACCTGAAGTACAGCCTTTCTCAAGGGGTACCAATATATTCTTCTTTTTAACCAAACCTTTCATTAGAAATTGCGTAAGAAGCCAAGTATCAGATATTATTTAGTGTTATTTGTTGGAAATAAGATAAAAAGCAAATGAGATCATTTGTAAACAGCCCCCTAAACAGAAATGTTACCTGACTGCGTTTCAACAAAGACACTGCAAGATAAATTCCTCAGGTCTCTTAATATCAGAGGCAATCTATCCATCAGCCATCTAATCTGCTTATTCCAGATGCTAAACAATTAGGTCAGAGATGTCTCAGAGAATCAAGGATGACACTGGACGGAGGGTTGCTGAATTGCTCTGGACAGAAGATGATCTCTGCGTCCTGTCATTCACAGTCTGAGACTGAAagctgtcacagagcagctgctcATCCCAGAGATTACAGGGCAAATGACAAATGACATGACAGTCCTCTACCAGTGCACAAATCATAAATTCACTATCAAAACGAAATGCAACTACTGCATGGGGAAAAACCTACTGAGAAACAGTCATTTTCAACAGTATTCCTTATTTATTATGCATCCTTGTTTACCCTTTAGTGTTGAGTACTGAGGTCATCTGCTGGTCTAGCTAGATGCTTGCTCTCACACATTAATGCAGGCCAAGACGAACCCATCATCCAGGGTT
The genomic region above belongs to Oreochromis aureus strain Israel breed Guangdong linkage group 14, ZZ_aureus, whole genome shotgun sequence and contains:
- the synrg gene encoding synergin gamma isoform X9, with translation MALRPGSGGGGSFMYPVGGGLGPPQGMVPMQQQQQQQQQGFPMVPVMQPNMQGMMGMNFGGQMPPGAIPMQGGMAIGMQTPGMQFLGQPQFMGMRPAGPQYTADMQKQMAEEHQKRLEQQQKMLEEDRKRRQFEEQKQKLRLLSSVKPKTGEKSRDDALEAIKGNLDGFSRDAKMHPTPSSQTQKPGVGVYPQQEHIQTMLPAWVYNDSLVPEMFKKVLEITMTPAGIDTAKLYPILMSSGLPREALGQIWASANRTTPGMLTKEELYTVLALIGVAQSGLPAMNVEILGQFPSPPVPNLPALAMAMAPVMPQHQQPMMTQPPVSMAMPTAAPPPVMPMTPAALAQPPTNTNFIASFPPAQVSQGTKADDDDFQDFQEAPKAGGDQAFSDFQGESGGSFPTTIVPQHQNSTPALLTPVSGSSSASVTSSDKYAVFKQLSVDQPAEPTPPASDIGDKYSVFRQLEQPAEKKSVGEGFADFKSVGTVDDGFTDFKTADSVSPLDPPDQAKLFQPSFPSAFPNSQSLQQLPQQQPAVSLSQPKNPLNMADLDLFSSIAPSVPAPTETKPSTFPSVSVPPSLVLLPGGAKPPGGGADEFGDFALFGSSSDSTRASAAGGAPSAPQDDFADFMAFGSSGGEPKGESSVGVQGETSTQQRSQQSSDKYDVFKQLSLEGGLAYDDTKESGAGSFSSLKSDNDDFADFQSSKFCTALGASEKTLVDKVAAFKQAKEDSASVKSLDLPSIGGSSVGKDDSEDALSVQLDMKLSDMGGDLKHVMSDSSLDLPGLSSHQPPATEGDDMKFDPFGTSALSTLASYDWSDRDESLPGEVRKPPGLEGAGLPSLVPTQRKELTFGSTENITSNSIANIVTSFPAEDSSSADDKFEAFADFGSGDQGGVNNEDDFGDFASTVSEKSDSPAATAEAGSEGNQSEASDDFGAFQGDKPKFGRSDFLKASAQAKVKSSEEMIKNELATFDLSVQGSHKRSHSLGEKEIRRSPPSPAPEQPFRDRSNTLNEKPALPVIRDKYKDLTGEVEESERYAYEWQRCLESALEVITKANNTLNGISSSSVCTEVIQSAQGMEYLLGVVEVYRVSRRVELGIKATAVCSEKLQQQLKDISRVWNNLIGFMSLAKLAPDESSLDFSSCILRPGIKNAKDLACGVCLLNVDARSKAFNSETDNFKLMYGGHQYHASCANFWINCVEPKPPGLILPDLL